The following proteins are co-located in the Palaemon carinicauda isolate YSFRI2023 chromosome 3, ASM3689809v2, whole genome shotgun sequence genome:
- the LOC137638575 gene encoding LOW QUALITY PROTEIN: vesicle-associated membrane protein 2-like (The sequence of the model RefSeq protein was modified relative to this genomic sequence to represent the inferred CDS: deleted 1 base in 1 codon), translating to MSTEGGAAAAPGGAPGEAPATGENGEIVGGPRGPQQIAASKRLQQTQAQVDEVVDIMRTNVEKVLERDQKLSELDDRADALQQGASQFEQQAGKLKRKMWWKNLKMMIIMGVIGLIVLIIIVGPYLPKGSDNKTDNVAINNAQQPNNQTSNTMNNANNAPHSLQSSWA from the exons AT GTCGACCGAGGGTGGTGCAGCAGCAGCGCCTGGGGGTGCTCCTGGGGAAGCCCCTGCCACGGGGGAAAATGGAGAGATTGTCGGAGGACCACGTGGACCACAGCAGATAGCAGCATCCAAAAGACTGCAACAGACACAAGCACAAGTAGATGAG GTTGTCGACATCATGCGGACTAACGTGGAAAAAGTCCTGGAAAGGGATCAGAAACTATCTGAACTGGATGACCGAGCAG ATGCCCTTCAACAGGGAGCCTCACAGTTTGAACAACAGGCTGGCAagctaaagagaaaaatgtggtGGAAGAATCTGAAG ATGATGATCATTATGGGGGTTATCGGTCTCATCGTCCTCATCATCATTGTTG GTCCCTACCTTCCCAAGGGAAGTGATAACAAGACGGACAATGTAGCCATCAATAACGCTCAACAACCCAACAACCAAACTTCCAACACGATGAATAACGCC AATAACGCCCCTCACTCTTTGCAGTCAAGTTGGGCTTAG